One Terriglobia bacterium DNA segment encodes these proteins:
- a CDS encoding ORF6N domain-containing protein, with amino-acid sequence MTSKLAVPTERIERRILLVRGQKVMLDADLAELYAVKTKALNQAVKRNPDRFPPDFMFRLTHEEKEEVVTNCDHLRRLKFSPTLPFAFTEHGALMLASVLNSGRAVEVSVFVVRAFVRLREMLASNQELARRLDEMEQKYDSRFKIVFDAIRELMKPPEKPRRAIGFGSTARPSAEDA; translated from the coding sequence GTGACCTCAAAACTGGCTGTTCCGACGGAGCGGATCGAGCGCCGCATCCTGCTGGTTCGCGGGCAGAAGGTGATGCTGGACGCGGACCTTGCGGAACTATATGCCGTCAAGACAAAAGCGCTCAATCAGGCGGTCAAACGGAATCCCGACCGCTTTCCCCCTGATTTCATGTTCCGCCTCACCCACGAGGAAAAAGAAGAGGTGGTCACAAATTGTGACCACCTCCGAAGGCTGAAGTTTTCTCCAACTCTGCCGTTCGCATTCACCGAGCACGGCGCCCTGATGCTCGCCAGTGTGTTGAACTCTGGCCGCGCCGTCGAGGTCAGCGTATTCGTCGTCCGCGCCTTCGTGAGGCTGCGCGAGATGCTGGCATCAAACCAGGAACTGGCCCGCCGCCTCGACGAGATGGAGCAGAAGTACGACTCGCGGTTCAAAATCGTGTTCGACGCCATCCGCGAACTGATGAAGCCGCCCGAAAAGCCCCGCCGGGCCATTGGTTTTGGCAGTACTGCGAGGCCGTCAGCCGAGGACGCATGA
- a CDS encoding IS110 family transposase, whose product MARYRICGIMASGGCGQAGGFIFSRTRRSLQWTGRNEKKQEPLAARDRRHDKHVSAPPAGVYWKPLYNILESRFTVVLVNAHHLKQVPGRKSDLRDCQWIAQLLQHGLLKSSFIPPRPQRELRDLTRHRTQLVEERIRTVNRIHKVLEDANIKLASVATEVLGVSGRSILERLMAGEEDPVRLAGLAQRRLRSKIPELEKALQGRLTEHHRFMLRLLWKQLAQQEELLAELEVRIDEQTRPFADEIERLDQVPGVDRRVAQVIMAEAGVDMSRFPTHQHLASWAGMCPGNEESAGKRQRQRITPGNRWLKRSLVQAAWAASHTKSTYLASQYRRLVGRRGKKRALVAVGHSMLVIFYHMLKARTTYADLGGDFFDHLEPDRLRRYYVKRLERLGYKVALQTSVAA is encoded by the coding sequence ATGGCGCGGTACAGGATCTGCGGCATTATGGCGTCAGGCGGCTGTGGTCAAGCTGGCGGTTTTATTTTCAGCAGGACGCGTCGATCACTGCAATGGACCGGGCGGAATGAAAAAAAGCAAGAGCCTCTCGCTGCGCGAGACCGCAGACACGACAAGCACGTATCTGCGCCACCCGCCGGAGTCTACTGGAAACCCCTCTACAACATCCTGGAGAGCCGCTTCACGGTGGTCCTGGTGAATGCCCATCACCTGAAGCAGGTGCCGGGGCGCAAGAGTGACCTTCGGGACTGTCAGTGGATCGCGCAACTGTTGCAACACGGGTTGCTCAAAAGCAGCTTCATCCCGCCTCGGCCGCAGCGGGAGTTGCGTGACCTGACCCGCCACCGCACCCAATTGGTGGAGGAACGGATCCGCACCGTGAACCGCATCCATAAGGTGCTGGAAGACGCCAATATCAAGCTGGCTTCGGTGGCGACGGAGGTGCTGGGCGTCTCGGGCCGGAGCATTCTGGAGCGGTTGATGGCGGGTGAAGAGGACCCCGTGAGGCTGGCCGGCTTGGCGCAACGGAGGTTGCGGAGCAAGATCCCGGAATTGGAAAAAGCGCTGCAAGGACGCCTGACCGAGCACCATCGTTTCATGCTGCGGCTGCTGTGGAAACAACTGGCGCAGCAGGAGGAACTGCTGGCCGAGTTGGAGGTCCGCATCGATGAGCAAACGCGCCCTTTTGCCGATGAGATCGAACGCCTGGATCAGGTGCCGGGTGTCGATCGTCGGGTGGCCCAGGTGATCATGGCGGAAGCGGGAGTCGATATGAGCCGCTTTCCGACCCACCAACACCTGGCGTCCTGGGCCGGGATGTGTCCGGGCAATGAAGAGAGTGCGGGAAAGCGCCAGCGGCAACGCATCACGCCCGGCAATCGATGGCTGAAACGCAGCCTCGTGCAGGCCGCCTGGGCAGCCAGCCACACCAAGAGCACCTACTTGGCATCCCAGTACCGGCGCTTGGTGGGACGCCGCGGCAAGAAGCGGGCGCTGGTGGCGGTGGGCCACTCGATGCTGGTGATCTTCTACCATATGCTCAAGGCTCGAACCACTTACGCCGATTTAGGCGGCGACTTCTTCGACCATCTCGAGCCCGACCGACTCAGGCGCTATTACGTTAAACGCCTGGAACGGCTCGGCTACAAAGTTGCTCTTCAAACATCCGTCGCCGCGTGA
- a CDS encoding class I SAM-dependent methyltransferase has protein sequence MTFMDAQDKYWNSVAYEKRFGHPLVMGEIESHVERAGCVLDYGCGYGRIIRELHAAGFTNLYGVDYSAGMIGRARRENPFACYARNSGSEIPFSDRSFDAVLLLAVLTCIPDSGEQAKLFRELHRVLKGGGILYVSDLLINDDERNRDRYERFEPRHGCYGVFELEEGVRLRHHTMEHLERLAAPFRPISRQEFRVETMNGHESRAIRMILQKQSHGHQSL, from the coding sequence ATGACCTTTATGGATGCGCAGGACAAGTACTGGAACTCCGTGGCTTACGAGAAGAGGTTTGGCCACCCGTTGGTGATGGGCGAGATCGAGAGCCACGTCGAGCGGGCGGGCTGCGTTCTGGACTACGGCTGCGGCTATGGAAGGATCATACGGGAGCTGCACGCGGCAGGGTTCACCAATCTGTATGGAGTTGATTATTCCGCCGGAATGATCGGGCGGGCAAGGCGAGAGAATCCTTTCGCCTGCTACGCTCGCAACTCAGGATCGGAAATTCCGTTCTCCGACCGATCGTTTGACGCGGTGCTCCTGCTGGCGGTGCTCACCTGCATCCCGGATTCGGGCGAGCAGGCAAAACTATTCCGGGAGCTGCACAGGGTGCTGAAAGGGGGCGGCATTCTCTATGTAAGCGATTTGCTGATTAATGATGATGAACGAAACCGAGATCGGTATGAGCGCTTCGAGCCCAGGCACGGCTGCTACGGCGTGTTCGAGCTGGAGGAAGGCGTCAGACTGAGGCACCACACGATGGAGCATCTGGAGCGCCTTGCGGCCCCATTCCGGCCGATCAGCCGGCAGGAATTCCGCGTCGAGACGATGAACGGCCATGAGTCCCGGGCCATCCGAATGATCCTCCAAAAGCAGTCGCATGGTCACCAATCTCTCTGA
- a CDS encoding SBBP repeat-containing protein, translating to MSHRGSIFVSSHRAVGIALTIFSLCVLTLLPGAAVAASKAGVNKAKASSPNNPGTAVTRAAVQRRSASPAGAQAVHYGKIPLSFEPNQGQLDSRVSFLARGLGYALFLTSREAVLELKSAGGHEMPVVQMKLQGTSPEGRQMAGIDELPGKANYLVGRDSSKWRTGIPTYGKVMESGVYPGINLVYYGRQRQLEYDFAVAPGADAAAIRLQIDGARKLRLDSAGNLVLTVPGGELSFLKPVAYQQAAGQRRPVKAGYVIDGQGGVGFRVGQYDRAQPLVIDPILAYSTYLGGSSIDGANAIAVLSSDGTAFVTGGTFSIDFPTEHPLQPNMGGEHDFPTDAFVAKLSADGGTILYSTYLGGSAEDEGNGIAVDSLGDAYVTGLTLSNDFPVTPSSFDPNCPPDGKCGAIINNGFIWSAGFLSKLNPAGSALVYSTYFGGHGHTRGQAVAVDNDQNAYVTGPTQASDFPFVAPQCLTFTAPQNAFLLKLDSTGSTALYSGTIGGAVQDGGLGIALDASGDASITGITYSPAWSTPMTGFQTTYGGAGDGFLTTINTNLCGAGAGSILYSTYLGGSALDQGNGVAVDATGKVYVTGLTKSTAFPTTSGVYQTTCKLNSQSGCDGDAFVSKIDPSQTGAASLLYSTYVGGSAGDSGNSIAVDLNNDAFIAGTTNSTDFPVSTAVFQSAYGGGNSDAFVTELNPAGAALVYSTYLGGSNTESGNGIAVDTLGAAYVAGQTCSTDFPLSNPAQITPGGNCDAFISKVIVSAGLALSPAGLTFAPQLVNTTSAPKTITLDNGDNPLTITSITISGDDAGDFAQTNDCGTAQPAGGKCTISVTFTPAASGIRTAAISIVDTAPGSPHVANLSGTGNPTGILTLSPTSLAFGGENVGSTSSAQSIQVTNTGNAALTISSIVASGDYSETDNCTKAPLQPTTNCTIQVTFKPSASGSSAGALTITDDAPGSPQEVLLTGNGVLADFSISTSAPSETTAAGTPAMFGVTVTPNDGFTSQVALACQLPAALTGATCTISPASVTPDGSNPVQATVTVTTTARSLVPPGPMNFNWPFSRIPLPIAALAAMLAMGLLVLLARRRKVLLGFGVVALSAAMCVACGSGKSFGVSGNGNGTGAGSGTPAGTYTVSINGTSGNVTRGTTIQLTVN from the coding sequence ATGAGTCATCGTGGAAGCATTTTTGTTTCCAGCCATCGAGCCGTGGGAATCGCCTTAACTATCTTCTCATTATGCGTGTTGACACTGCTGCCCGGTGCTGCGGTGGCTGCGTCCAAGGCCGGGGTCAATAAGGCAAAGGCGAGTTCGCCAAACAATCCAGGCACCGCCGTGACTCGCGCTGCAGTTCAGCGTCGCAGCGCATCCCCTGCTGGGGCGCAAGCGGTCCACTACGGGAAAATCCCTCTCAGCTTTGAACCCAATCAGGGACAACTGGACAGTCGAGTGTCCTTTCTGGCGCGAGGCCTCGGCTATGCTCTTTTTTTGACCTCCCGTGAGGCCGTGCTTGAGTTAAAGTCGGCCGGTGGGCACGAGATGCCGGTGGTGCAGATGAAACTGCAGGGAACCAGCCCGGAAGGTCGCCAGATGGCTGGCATCGACGAGCTTCCCGGCAAGGCCAATTACCTTGTTGGCAGGGACAGCTCTAAATGGCGTACAGGCATTCCAACTTACGGAAAGGTGATGGAGAGCGGCGTCTATCCGGGCATCAACCTTGTCTATTACGGCCGTCAGCGGCAGCTCGAGTACGATTTTGCCGTCGCGCCTGGCGCGGACGCTGCGGCAATCCGGCTCCAAATTGATGGTGCGCGGAAGCTGCGCCTGGATTCCGCAGGAAACCTGGTGTTGACGGTTCCTGGCGGGGAGTTGTCATTCCTCAAACCAGTGGCGTACCAGCAGGCAGCCGGCCAGCGCCGGCCGGTAAAAGCCGGCTATGTGATTGACGGCCAGGGCGGGGTGGGGTTCCGCGTGGGCCAATATGACCGGGCGCAGCCGCTGGTCATTGATCCCATTCTGGCGTACTCGACCTACCTGGGAGGCAGCAGTATTGACGGCGCAAACGCCATCGCGGTACTTTCCAGCGACGGCACGGCTTTCGTGACCGGCGGAACTTTTTCGATCGATTTTCCCACGGAACATCCTCTGCAACCCAACATGGGTGGCGAACATGATTTCCCGACCGACGCCTTTGTGGCCAAGCTGAGCGCCGACGGCGGCACGATTCTTTATTCCACCTACCTCGGCGGCAGCGCCGAGGACGAGGGGAACGGAATCGCCGTCGATTCGCTCGGCGACGCTTACGTGACGGGCTTGACATTGTCGAACGATTTTCCGGTCACGCCCAGTTCGTTTGATCCCAACTGCCCGCCAGACGGCAAGTGTGGCGCCATCATCAACAACGGATTCATCTGGTCGGCCGGTTTTCTGAGCAAGCTGAATCCCGCGGGCTCGGCGCTGGTCTATTCGACGTACTTCGGCGGCCATGGGCACACGCGCGGACAGGCTGTGGCGGTGGACAACGATCAGAATGCATACGTGACGGGTCCAACGCAAGCGTCGGACTTTCCCTTCGTTGCCCCACAGTGCCTCACCTTCACCGCTCCGCAGAACGCTTTTCTGCTGAAGCTCGATTCGACGGGCTCGACGGCTTTATACTCGGGAACGATTGGCGGCGCCGTTCAGGACGGCGGGCTTGGAATTGCCCTGGATGCGAGTGGAGACGCCTCCATCACGGGCATCACCTATTCGCCTGCGTGGAGCACTCCTATGACCGGCTTCCAGACGACCTACGGCGGCGCCGGCGACGGTTTCCTGACGACGATCAATACCAATTTGTGCGGCGCGGGAGCAGGCTCGATCCTATATTCGACCTATCTCGGTGGCAGCGCCCTGGACCAGGGCAACGGCGTGGCCGTGGATGCCACGGGAAAGGTGTACGTCACGGGGCTTACGAAGTCTACCGCCTTTCCCACTACGAGCGGGGTTTACCAGACTACCTGCAAGCTCAACAGCCAGAGCGGGTGCGACGGAGATGCCTTCGTATCCAAGATTGACCCCAGCCAAACGGGGGCGGCATCGCTGCTCTACTCCACCTACGTGGGGGGCTCGGCGGGCGACAGCGGCAACTCGATCGCCGTGGATCTGAACAACGATGCTTTCATTGCGGGGACAACCAACTCGACCGATTTTCCCGTGAGCACGGCTGTGTTTCAGTCGGCTTACGGCGGCGGCAACTCTGACGCTTTCGTCACAGAGCTGAACCCGGCCGGAGCGGCGCTTGTGTACTCGACCTACCTTGGAGGATCGAATACGGAGTCGGGTAACGGTATCGCCGTGGACACCCTGGGCGCAGCCTACGTGGCGGGGCAAACCTGCTCAACCGATTTCCCGCTCTCAAATCCGGCTCAAATCACTCCGGGCGGCAACTGCGACGCTTTCATTTCGAAGGTGATTGTTTCCGCCGGACTTGCGCTGAGCCCGGCCGGCCTCACTTTTGCGCCCCAGCTTGTGAATACGACGAGCGCGCCGAAGACCATCACGCTCGACAATGGTGACAATCCGCTCACCATCACGAGCATCACAATATCCGGAGACGACGCCGGTGATTTCGCGCAGACCAACGACTGCGGCACGGCGCAGCCGGCAGGCGGGAAGTGCACCATTTCCGTGACCTTCACGCCCGCAGCCTCCGGCATTCGAACCGCTGCCATCAGCATTGTTGACACGGCCCCGGGCAGCCCGCACGTGGCGAACCTGAGCGGTACCGGAAATCCCACGGGCATTTTGACCTTGTCGCCCACCAGCCTGGCCTTCGGCGGTGAGAATGTAGGCAGCACGTCGTCGGCTCAATCCATCCAGGTGACGAACACCGGCAACGCGGCGCTCACCATTTCAAGCATCGTGGCCAGCGGCGATTACTCTGAAACCGATAACTGCACCAAAGCGCCGCTGCAGCCCACAACCAACTGCACCATTCAAGTCACCTTCAAGCCGAGCGCCTCCGGTTCAAGCGCCGGAGCGCTCACCATCACCGACGATGCGCCGGGAAGCCCGCAGGAGGTTTTGCTGACGGGCAACGGCGTGCTCGCGGACTTTTCGATCTCAACATCGGCGCCTTCCGAGACCACGGCTGCGGGGACACCGGCGATGTTCGGTGTGACGGTCACGCCGAACGACGGGTTTACCAGCCAGGTTGCCCTGGCCTGCCAACTGCCCGCGGCGCTTACCGGCGCCACTTGCACGATTTCCCCGGCCTCTGTGACGCCGGACGGCAGCAACCCTGTGCAAGCTACCGTGACTGTAACAACTACGGCCCGCTCCCTGGTCCCTCCAGGACCAATGAACTTCAACTGGCCTTTCTCCCGTATTCCTCTTCCCATCGCCGCGCTGGCCGCTATGCTCGCAATGGGTTTGCTGGTTCTCCTGGCGAGACGGCGGAAGGTGCTGCTGGGCTTCGGCGTCGTGGCGCTCTCTGCCGCCATGTGCGTCGCTTGTGGCAGCGGAAAGTCGTTTGGAGTATCTGGAAATGGAAATGGAACCGGAGCCGGAAGTGGAACGCCGGCCGGCACCTACACTGTGAGTATCAACGGCACCTCGGGCAACGTTACCCGCGGCACTACAATTCAACTGACTGTGAACTGA
- a CDS encoding YdeI/OmpD-associated family protein yields the protein MTKRAISAGAVHSLPADLRKVLISDPAALAKWEDITPLARNEWICWVISVKKPETRSQHIERVRTELKEGMRRPCCWPGCPHR from the coding sequence ATGACAAAAAGAGCGATCTCTGCTGGCGCCGTGCACAGTCTGCCAGCAGACCTGCGGAAAGTTCTCATTTCTGACCCTGCCGCGCTGGCAAAATGGGAGGATATAACGCCACTCGCGCGCAATGAGTGGATCTGCTGGGTGATCTCCGTCAAGAAACCGGAAACCAGAAGCCAGCACATTGAGCGCGTCCGCACGGAACTTAAGGAAGGAATGCGCCGGCCTTGTTGCTGGCCAGGCTGCCCTCACCGCTGA
- a CDS encoding divalent metal cation transporter — protein MGHAPQTDSQARKARAQAGRAGATAGLAARFSNFIGSLGPGLISGASDDDPSGISTYSMAGASFGYGMLWTALFSFPLIAAMQLMSARLGTVKGKGLSALVRECYPGWVLWGTCILLVTVSLTNASADLAGMAEATQLATGIRAVIWTVIYTAVITSVLFGASYRRISNIFRWLTLVLFAYVVTAFLAGFDWKGAMLGTLVPHLEWSKESLAMFVGIMGTTISPYLFFWQATQEVEEKNAARSGFSRRTGGISANLRQARLDVGVGMFISNAIMYFIILTAAATLHTHGQTHIQTARQAAEALRPLAGSGAYWLFTLALIGTGMLGVPALIGSSAYAVSEAARWPGSLEKTPRRAWHFYAFIAASMAVALALDFTGIGAVRMLFLAAILNGVLSPPVILLVVLLSSNPRVMGKRTNPAALRWLGWTTFAVMSAASIGLFFTL, from the coding sequence ATGGGTCATGCTCCCCAAACCGATTCGCAGGCCCGCAAGGCCCGCGCACAGGCGGGCCGCGCCGGCGCCACTGCCGGCCTCGCGGCGAGGTTTTCAAACTTTATCGGAAGCCTCGGGCCGGGCCTGATCAGCGGCGCCTCGGATGACGATCCGTCCGGCATCTCAACTTATTCGATGGCCGGGGCCTCTTTCGGCTACGGGATGCTGTGGACCGCCTTGTTTTCATTCCCGCTCATAGCCGCAATGCAGTTGATGAGCGCGCGCCTGGGCACCGTGAAAGGCAAAGGACTAAGCGCGCTGGTGCGCGAATGCTATCCCGGCTGGGTGCTGTGGGGGACCTGCATTCTGCTGGTGACCGTCAGCCTGACGAATGCCAGCGCGGACCTGGCAGGCATGGCGGAAGCCACCCAACTGGCCACGGGAATCCGAGCCGTAATCTGGACGGTGATCTACACGGCCGTCATCACCAGCGTGCTGTTTGGCGCCTCCTACCGCCGCATTTCAAACATCTTCCGCTGGCTGACGCTGGTGCTTTTCGCCTACGTCGTCACCGCGTTTCTGGCCGGGTTTGACTGGAAAGGGGCCATGCTCGGCACGCTGGTCCCGCATCTGGAATGGTCAAAGGAATCGCTGGCCATGTTTGTGGGCATCATGGGCACCACCATTTCTCCTTACCTGTTCTTCTGGCAGGCAACGCAGGAGGTCGAGGAGAAAAATGCAGCGCGCAGCGGATTCTCTCGCCGGACGGGCGGCATCAGCGCCAATCTGCGCCAGGCGCGGCTGGATGTCGGGGTGGGCATGTTTATTTCGAATGCCATCATGTATTTCATTATTCTGACGGCGGCCGCCACGCTGCACACCCACGGCCAAACACATATCCAGACAGCCCGGCAGGCCGCCGAGGCTCTGCGCCCGCTCGCCGGCAGCGGCGCCTATTGGCTCTTCACCCTCGCCCTGATCGGCACCGGCATGCTCGGCGTCCCGGCCCTGATCGGCTCGTCGGCCTATGCGGTGTCAGAGGCGGCGCGCTGGCCTGGCTCACTCGAAAAGACGCCGCGGCGCGCCTGGCACTTTTACGCCTTCATCGCTGCTTCCATGGCGGTGGCGCTGGCCCTTGATTTTACGGGCATTGGCGCCGTCCGAATGCTATTCCTGGCGGCGATTCTCAATGGCGTGCTTTCCCCGCCTGTCATCCTGCTGGTGGTGCTGCTCAGCAGCAATCCGCGGGTGATGGGAAAAAGGACCAACCCGGCGGCCCTGCGCTGGCTCGGCTGGACCACATTCGCCGTCATGTCGGCGGCCAGCATCGGCCTGTTCTTTACGCTCTGA
- a CDS encoding glycoside hydrolase family 27 protein has product MKLRYILTAALVIILLAGINGLQKIRAENNGLERTPVLGWSSWSFLRKQPTAAKIEAQARALKESGLQSAGYNYVNLDDFWYPCPGPQGPEVGPYGRWVIDSSKFPAHGDTNGIKAVADYLHGLGMKFGIYITPGISKQAVSKNTPIQGTSYKAAQIAEPSIRENNYNCRGMVRINYDKPGAQEFINSWADMLAAWGVDYIKFDGVTNSNAADVKAWSNAIRQSGRPMVLDATQGSYTQAIAPTLMKYANQWEFPPDIECYRCEKRGSSYPLTSWAEIAKRFDYVADWQPYAGPGGFNDYDAIEVGNGRNDGLTPAERQTQLSLWALASAPLILGVDLTHLDPLDLKYLKNTAVVAVDQDSIAAKRVLDNGDRQVFAKTEPSGDAIVGLFNTGEAAEKVSVEASAVGLPRNARGYSAQDLWTGKTEKKGGAINATVPSHGAVLYRIKGL; this is encoded by the coding sequence ATGAAACTGAGATATATCTTAACGGCTGCACTGGTGATCATATTGTTGGCAGGTATAAACGGACTGCAGAAAATCAGGGCGGAGAACAATGGTCTCGAGCGGACGCCCGTTCTCGGCTGGAGCAGTTGGAGCTTTCTGCGCAAGCAGCCTACGGCAGCGAAGATTGAAGCGCAAGCGCGCGCACTGAAGGAGTCCGGCTTGCAGAGCGCCGGTTACAACTACGTAAACCTCGACGATTTCTGGTACCCGTGTCCGGGCCCTCAGGGTCCTGAGGTCGGGCCCTACGGCCGCTGGGTGATCGATTCATCGAAGTTCCCGGCGCATGGAGATACCAATGGCATCAAGGCAGTCGCTGATTACCTCCACGGTCTCGGGATGAAGTTCGGAATCTACATTACGCCGGGTATTTCGAAGCAGGCCGTCAGCAAGAACACGCCGATTCAAGGCACATCGTACAAGGCTGCCCAGATCGCGGAACCATCCATAAGAGAGAACAATTACAACTGCCGCGGCATGGTGAGGATTAATTATGATAAGCCCGGAGCGCAGGAGTTTATCAATTCATGGGCCGATATGCTGGCGGCATGGGGCGTCGATTACATCAAATTCGACGGCGTGACCAACAGCAACGCCGCTGACGTGAAGGCCTGGTCGAATGCCATACGGCAAAGCGGCCGGCCGATGGTCCTCGACGCCACGCAGGGGAGCTATACGCAGGCCATCGCCCCAACATTGATGAAGTACGCGAATCAATGGGAATTCCCGCCCGACATTGAATGCTATCGGTGCGAAAAAAGAGGCAGCAGCTATCCGCTGACGAGCTGGGCAGAGATTGCGAAACGTTTCGACTATGTGGCCGACTGGCAGCCTTACGCTGGTCCGGGAGGGTTCAACGATTATGACGCCATCGAGGTAGGGAATGGCAGGAATGACGGGCTTACTCCAGCCGAGCGCCAGACTCAGTTGAGCCTGTGGGCCCTTGCATCGGCGCCGCTGATCCTCGGCGTCGACCTTACTCACCTCGACCCACTGGACCTGAAATACCTTAAAAACACCGCCGTCGTTGCTGTTGACCAGGATTCGATCGCGGCTAAACGAGTTCTCGATAACGGTGACCGGCAAGTGTTCGCCAAGACAGAACCCAGCGGAGACGCGATTGTCGGTTTGTTCAACACCGGCGAGGCGGCGGAGAAAGTCTCCGTCGAAGCGTCTGCCGTGGGCCTGCCCCGGAATGCACGCGGGTACTCCGCGCAGGACCTGTGGACAGGCAAGACGGAGAAAAAAGGCGGCGCCATCAATGCTACTGTCCCCTCGCATGGCGCCGTGCTGTACCGCATCAAGGGCCTTTGA
- a CDS encoding sigma-70 family RNA polymerase sigma factor, giving the protein MQNAGDNGAIIETLYRRHSAALVLFAAAIAGDRARAQDAVHQVFAKLLAQGIDHAADAKAYLFASVRNAILNDAKTRRREVVLDARSAWFEPPDRDYAAELRLRQALAALDSGQREVTVLHIWGDLTFAEIGEVLGVSPNTAASRYRYALARLRETMCAREDCHAGP; this is encoded by the coding sequence GTGCAGAACGCTGGAGACAACGGCGCAATCATCGAGACGCTTTACCGCCGGCACAGTGCCGCGCTGGTGCTGTTTGCGGCGGCGATTGCGGGTGACCGCGCCCGGGCCCAGGACGCCGTGCACCAGGTGTTTGCAAAGCTGCTGGCCCAGGGCATCGACCATGCGGCCGACGCCAAAGCTTACCTGTTTGCCTCGGTGCGAAACGCTATTCTGAATGACGCCAAAACTCGCCGGCGCGAGGTGGTGCTGGACGCCCGTTCGGCGTGGTTCGAGCCGCCGGACCGCGATTACGCGGCGGAACTGAGGCTGCGGCAGGCGCTTGCGGCGCTCGACAGCGGCCAACGCGAGGTGACGGTGCTGCACATCTGGGGAGATCTGACCTTTGCCGAGATCGGTGAGGTTCTGGGCGTGAGTCCGAATACGGCCGCCTCGCGATACCGCTATGCGCTCGCAAGGCTGCGCGAAACCATGTGCGCCAGGGAGGACTGCCATGCTGGACCATGA
- a CDS encoding RHS repeat-associated core domain-containing protein — AGNQLNDIWSTYEYDAEGRVKHSYSSGQWQYPTYNALGQRVQDYQGIDPMTLTYPIDLFGQRTGAFAQWPSQNWTGWNVYWSQIAGQRLNMGGASAYIDHSDAVGSTTMETDPAGAVQWDVTHYPWGGVFQEQGARQSEVVMGLDWQVNDPVIPSATRELSSALGRWMTSDPLGGDVANPQSLNRYAYVGNNPTTLTDPLGLQSPQGLLKAEFRFHCLMDPVCNHWSSTGGYDYWTVGGYDVFDVMQIPVRASEWVPPQFAQSGDVLHLTTGHWETTTLGNATMVLDIPGINFTADSPTTGTFTSAFSFPQTVIKFKNSGFVQNVQDYADFFHPGQLDLRDKLTFCSAHVAINKSSGQVPRTPTTGDYHFDAINPWAQSPIPSVVDPSGLALPLGHLALDVLGLYPGSAACHP, encoded by the coding sequence CGGCCGGCAACCAGTTGAACGACATATGGTCCACCTACGAGTACGACGCCGAGGGGCGGGTGAAGCATTCCTACTCGTCGGGGCAGTGGCAATACCCCACGTATAATGCGCTGGGGCAGCGGGTGCAGGATTACCAGGGCATTGACCCCATGACGCTGACCTATCCGATTGACCTTTTCGGCCAGCGAACGGGAGCCTTTGCGCAGTGGCCGAGCCAGAACTGGACGGGCTGGAACGTCTACTGGTCGCAGATCGCGGGGCAGCGGCTGAATATGGGCGGGGCGAGCGCCTACATCGATCACTCGGATGCCGTGGGTTCCACCACCATGGAAACCGACCCGGCCGGGGCCGTGCAGTGGGACGTGACACATTATCCCTGGGGCGGGGTGTTCCAGGAGCAGGGCGCGCGGCAGTCGGAGGTGGTAATGGGCCTCGATTGGCAGGTCAACGACCCTGTAATCCCTTCGGCCACTCGCGAACTCAGCTCTGCTCTGGGCCGCTGGATGACGTCCGACCCGCTGGGCGGGGACGTGGCGAATCCGCAGTCGCTCAACCGCTATGCCTACGTGGGGAACAATCCCACGACTTTGACCGACCCGCTGGGGCTGCAATCTCCACAGGGGCTTCTCAAGGCGGAATTTAGGTTCCACTGCTTAATGGATCCAGTGTGCAATCACTGGTCGTCGACAGGAGGGTACGACTACTGGACCGTCGGCGGCTACGATGTGTTCGACGTGATGCAAATCCCGGTCCGGGCTTCCGAGTGGGTTCCGCCACAGTTCGCCCAGAGCGGTGACGTCTTGCATCTGACGACGGGGCATTGGGAAACCACCACGTTGGGTAACGCCACGATGGTCCTGGACATTCCCGGCATAAATTTCACCGCAGACAGTCCTACGACTGGAACGTTTACATCAGCGTTCTCGTTCCCCCAGACGGTGATCAAGTTCAAGAATTCCGGCTTCGTCCAAAACGTGCAGGACTATGCCGACTTTTTTCATCCCGGTCAACTTGACCTAAGGGACAAGTTGACGTTTTGCTCGGCCCACGTCGCAATAAACAAGAGTTCGGGACAGGTCCCACGCACACCGACGACTGGTGACTATCATTTTGACGCGATAAATCCTTGGGCACAGTCTCCAATACCATCGGTGGTTGACCCCAGCGGGCTTGCGCTACCCTTGGGCCATTTGGCTTTAGATGTACTTGGACTCTATCCAGGCTCCGCAGCATGTCACCCCTAG